In Coregonus clupeaformis isolate EN_2021a chromosome 5, ASM2061545v1, whole genome shotgun sequence, the sequence agagagagaaagcaagtgaATAAGAGAGAGAAATGTAAATAATGCCTTTGTGTAAATTAAGCAATTAAaagctgtttttttgttttagcaAAGTCAAATAAACTGAACTGAAAGCATGAAACCACACCAACCAAACCACCTCAAACCACTTAGACTCTGAACCCTTTAGGATCAACTGGAACAAAGCTTTATCAGTGTCAGAAGTcattgagtggcgcagtggtctctgcatcgcagtgctagctttgccactagagatcctggtttgaatccaggctctgtcgtagccggccgcaaccggtagacccatggggcagcgcacaattggcccagcgtcttccaggttaggggagggaatggccggcagtgatgtacagtgagggaaaaaagtatttgatgccctgctgattttgtacgtttgcccactgacaaagaaatgatcagtctataattttaatggtaggtttatttgaacagtgagagacagaataacaaaaaaaaagtccagaaaaacgcatgttaaaaatgttataaattgatttgtattttaatgagggaaataagtatttgaccccctctcaatcagaaagatttctggctcccaggtgtcttttatacaggtaacgagctgagattaggagcacactcttaaagggagtgctcctaatctcagtttgttacctgtataaaagacacctgtccacagaagcaatcaatcaatcagattcaaaactctccatcatggccaagaccaaagagctctccaaggatgtcagggacaagattgtagacctacacaaggctggaatgggctacaagaccatcgccaagcagcttggtgagaaggtgacaacagttggcgcgattattcgcaaatggaagaaacacaaaagcactgtcaatctccctcagcctggggctccatgcaagatctcacctcgtggagttgcaatgatcatgagaacggtgaggaatcagcccagaactacacgggaggatcttgtcaatgatctcaaggcagctgggaccatagtcaccaagaaaacaattggtaacacattacgccgtgaaggactgaaatcctgcagcgcccgcaaggtccccctgctcaagaaagcacatatacaggcccgtctgaagtttgccaatgaacatctgaatgattcagaggagaactgggtgaaagtgttgtggtcagatgagaccaaaatcgagctctttggcatcaactcaactcgccgtgaggaggaatgctgcctatgaccccaagaacaccatccccaccgtcaaacatggaggtggaaacattatgctttgggggtgtttcaccgcatcaaagggacgatggacggggccatgtaccgtcaaatcttgggtgagaacctccttccctctgccagggcattgaaaatgggttgtgaatgggtattccagcatgacaatgacccaaaacacactgccaaggcaacaaaggagtcgctcaagaagaagcacattaaggttctggagtggcctagccagtctccagaccttaatcccatagagaatctgtggagggagctgaaggtttgagttgccaaacgtcagcctcgaaacattaatgacttggagaagatctgcaaagatgagtgggacaaaatccctcctgagatgtgtgcaaacctggtggccaactacaagaaacgtctgacctctgtgattgccaacaagggttttgccaccaagtagtaagtaatgttttgcagaggggtcaaatacttatttccctcattaaaatgcaaaatcaatttataacatttttgacatgcgtttttctggatttttttgttgttattctgtctctcactgttcaaataaacctaccattaaaattatagactgatcatgtctttgtcagtgggcaaacgtacaaaatcagcaggggatcaaatacttttttcgctcactgtagctcagttggtagagcatggcgtttgcaatgccagtatgaaaaaattaaataatgtatgcactcactaactgtaaatcgctctggataagagcgtctgctaaatgacgtaaatgtaattgaaCCTTTTACACACACAATGGGCATGACGGAGGCTTAACTGTGCAGACCCATAAACTGTAGCATCACATAATAACCTATATCCATATCATAGCACCAAGTAGCCTTTTATCTTCAATGCATTATTCATCCAGCGCTGTGCTATGCAACGCTACTTTTAAATAGAGTTCCCTAGGGGAATCCCTGACATCTCGTCCCTCTTAGAGACGGCCTGGATGATCAGAGGAGTTATGGGCTTGAGAAACTTTTATCTAAAGAGTTAGTGTCGCTGCTGTGCTGCCCCTGTGGCGTTGCAACTCTAACCTTGCTCTCATTACAGTTACTGAAGTGGTGTGTGTGCCTGTGGATCTGCAAAGCTGGATGGCGTGCAGTTTCATTCCCTTTCACAAATTCAACTGTGAAGTGTTCTTATGGAGACCTTTCAATTATAATGGGATTCTACAGAATTTTGCTATTTTCGTCAACACAGCTAGGCCATTTTGAGTGGCAGACAGTTGTGGAGATTATGAAGTAATTTCATTGAGTTAAACGGTAGATTGGCTCAGCATCGTGCAGTCATTAGCAGGCCTCACTGTGGTAATTAGAGCTGTCAGCTCTAATCGCGATAGTAGCGTGGTTCAGCAAGATGCCGAGGTAATAGAGGACTGGGGGAGTGAGCGCTCCATATGAGATACCCCCACATCTTATTTGTACGGAATTTACACACTTAATTGCACAAGACAATGTTAGGACTaggtttgtgtgcgtgtgtgcatgcacacaAAAATGGGCAATAGACACACGTTGAAAATACAGTCCAAaccaattaaataaaaaaaaccaTTAACAGTTGTCACAGGATCAAAATCTGAAGAGCTTCTCCTGGTATCCTTGCCAACACGTTGCAGTGACTGTCCCCACGCATCAACATCATAAATAGCATCTAACACACTGAGAAACAACCAGACTTAttgtttgtgttagtgtgtgcaCTGTATCATGTACAGTGTGCATCCTATCCcccctacagttgaagtcggaaatttacatacacttaggttggagtcattaaaactcgtttttcaaccatttcacacatttcttgttaacaaactatagttttggaaagtcggttaggatatctactttgtgcatgacacaagtcatttttccaacaattgttttcagacagattatttcacttagaattcactgtatcacaattccagtggttcagaagtttacgtacactaagttgactgcctttaaacagcttggaaaattcaaggcctaccttcaaactcagtgcctccttgcttgacatcataaggaaaatcaaaagaaatcagccaagacctcagaaaacaaattgtagacctccacaagtctggttcgtccttgggagcaatttccaaacgcctgaaggtaccacgttcatctgtacaaacaatagtacgcaagtataaacaccatgggaccacgcaggaaggagacgcgttctgtctcctagagattaacgtactttggtgcgaaaagtccaaatcaatcccagaacaacagcaaaggaccttgtgaatatgctggaggaaacaggtacaaaagtatctgtatccacagtaaaacgagtcctatatcgacataacctgaaaggccgctcagcaaggaagaagccactgctccaaaaccaccataaaaaagccagcctACGGTTTgctactgcacatggggacaaatatcgtactttttggagaaatgtcctctggtctgatgaaaccaaaatagaactgtttggccataatgaccatccttatgtttggaggaaaaagggggtggcttgcaagccgaagaacaccatcacaaccgtcaagcacaggggtggcagcatcatgctgtgggggtgctttgctgcaggagggactggtgcacttcacaaaatagatggcatcatgaggaaggaaaagtatgtggatatattgaatctcaagacatcattcaggaagttaaagcttggtcgcaaatgggtcttccaaatggacaatgaccccaagcatacttccaaagttgttgcaaaatggcttaaggacaacaaagtcaaggtattggagtggccatcacaaagccctgatctcaatcctttagaaaatgtgtggggcagaactgaaaaagcgtgtgcgagcaaggaggcctacaaacctgactcacttacaccagctctgtcaggaggaatgggccaaaattcacccaacttattgtgggaagcttgtggaaggctacccgaaatgtttgacccaagttaaacaatttaaaggcaatgctaccaaatactaatcgagtgtatgtaaacttctgacccactgggaatgtgatgaaagaaataaaagctgaaataaataattctctctactcttattctgacatttcacattcttaaaataaagtggtgatcctaactgacataagacagggaatttttactaggattaaatgtcaggaattgtgaaaaactgagtttaaatgtatttggctaaggtgtatgtaaacttccgacttcaactgtacgtggcCAGTCGGTACTCTCTGTACTCCAATGGAAGGAGGTAACTGGATGCACATGACTGAACTACTACTGCTGCGCGCATGCTATTAATCTTTCAAGCAGTGATTTAGATTTACAGCCTCCCTGTGACCTTATGGGAGATTTAAAACAACACACCTCACAGGCAGTCGTTTAGAAGACATTTACTTCCTTCCCAAGCAGGCAGGGGCACAATCCACCACTCACATCCACTCTGTTCCCCTTTCCTtgggctggagagagaggcaCAACAGGCCAGAGCCTTTTCCAGCCTTTTGAGACCTTTGAGTAGGCATTCAGAGAATGGGACTCTCATGTTTCCAATAATGATTTCTGTGACATTTGTGCTACAAACTGTTACATAAAACATTGTATGACACAATTGCTTGTTGGACATAAGGTGCAGAATTTTCTTGGACATTTAAGAAATAATAACTATGCACTTGAGTACGTGTGAGTAAATAACACATTAACAACTGTCATCTTTGCAATCCCACAGTCCAAATGTAAAAAAGGAAAGTATAAAAAACATACAAATGCATACATAAACAAAAACACATAATAAACACTAAATAAAAtacattaaagacatgctccggtactttgtcgactagtaagtattttttaaacctccccctttgggctggatgtgtccatgtgtagttcatacatgcataatctatgagcagaattactgtctaaCCTCAATTAGCCAGGAAATCCATTTTCCCTACATTCTCCCCACGTGGGTCAGCCATTTAGCAatttgagttctagccaatgagcttcagcccctcgtatttgagtgacagctagcaagaggcctgcccagcgctatccaatgaggttgcaggGCGGGTCCAACGGCTCAGTGGACACAGcagagagtgttagagagagagagagagagagagagagagagagagagagagagagagagagagagagagagagagagagagacagagcaattacgtggtgcacatatctgcaaaAATGTGACGTAGTATGaaattttcggggaccacttttggctcgtgaccACTACTTTCAGcgctactggctaaaaagtatacaagaGTACCGGAGAATGTCTTTAACAATAGAGCTGGCTGAATTTCATATAGACCTTGCCAACATAGATTTTGTTGTGCACTACAGGTGTAGGATATTAATTttaccagtttctcacagcaggaaaataatcctgcagcaagagtaaatgtgaattattgtgtgtattataaataatggacatttttgtaggggttgataaaaaaaattgttagggcaaatcaagtctgacatttttaagtggaaattacaaactttagaatactttttaaaccttgaatatacTACAaggtttgcatttcctgctgtgcagcaaatttcctgcaacaacagggtgatcaaattaagagcCTAGACCTGTATATAGCTACAATAAAGATGAAAGTACCTAAGCTAcagaaaataacttgtttcaaaagctTACAGTATCAATATCGGTTCTCTATTGCAATGTATAAAGATGCAATGCTGACTGAGTATAGGACACACTACATACACCCCAGACAAACTGTGTGAAGACTGAAGAGTGTCCACACCAGGGGGGGTTAAAGGTGTACCCTATGAGGTCAGGactactgctggttttctgttctagctgataattaattgcacacacctagTGTCCAAGTGCTAAATCAATCCCATATTTGAGGGGAAGAATGAAAAAAAGCAGTGaaactggcttcaaggtccagatttgaatttgagggTTCTACGCCGTCTCTCTATAGTCTGTAGACATGTCCAGATATTCACAGAGACTAGGCTACTCCCCGGAGTCTATACTCTCTATACCACCTCCTCCTGGGCCATCTGCTACAGTAGTTCCATTAGAAATCCATTCACACATTATCCTCCATGATGGGCTTTAGATCACATGCAACTGACACTGCCTTGTCTCTCAATGAATTTGATGCTTTTCTAACAGTTAtctcggtaacactttactttatACATTACACATTCATGAAACCAGTCATAACACCATTCATGAAGGGGTCATGGTTTCATAAAAGTGTTATAAATGCCTTATGTATACCCACCATAGTGAAGTGTTACTGTTATCCCTccacctcccatctctctctctctctctctctctctaatcaatATTGGGACTGGAGTAAATCACCAGCGAGGCTGATCTTATTTGCTAGTTGCCAGTGACAGCAGGTGAGAGCCGTCTGTTGGTCCGGCGCTGCCCCAGTGGACcctggaagaagagaggaggagagacgaaGGGGATGTTTGTTTTTCTTCCTTGTATCGAGCCGTCTGCTCATCTGTCAGACGTGTTTTTCTCCTATGCTGGCAACGGATGTGGAAATGGGGATGATAGGAGATAGGGAGAAGACATTGGGAGAATGGGACTGTGGAATAAATGGATTGGAATGAGACAGGGGAGATGTTGCCTCCCTTTTACATTCTTACTTAGGCTATTTTTCAGTTACTACAAGTCTCAATTCTTCATGTTGCCTGTATCCCCCAGTCATACTTTCTAAAATAATCCACTCAACACATCACCTGCAGTCCTGCACCACCAAATGATTAACCTACCCACCAATTTCCAGGTCCTAAAATGAATCTAGAGGGACTGACCTGCTCTCAGACTGTTAATAATAGCTTACCTTACTGTCATTCTCCAAGTTAttctggctgtggtctaggtaggAGACATTGAGAGGAAAGGGGAGCGAAGAAACTGATTCACACAATGTCTAGTGCTATTGCCAAAGAGAATgattaaacaacaacaataactgTGTTAATGGAGTATCAGGCCTCATTTATTATGGAAAGGCCTAAACAACGACATATCTTGGCGTCAAATTACAGTAGCTTCTTGAACGCAAAGGTTGTACAACATATAATTAGGTGAAATCACCTGTTGTACTTCATGATTTTGTTCAGGTAGTTTGTTTTTTTGTAATACTTTCTTCGAGCGCCCCCCTGCGTTTTGAGAGAGATCTGCAAGGAAAATAGAATGCGAAAGGGCTAAGCTTGTCCCAAACCACTTCTCGTAGTACGTTAACAACATGGCTGCTCCCTTGATGGTAAGTTTATCCTTCGCTTTTCACGTCGCTGACGCTAATAAATCTAATCTAATTCAAAGCAGTATTTTGCATTAGTGTAGCCTATGTTGTCAAGTGAAATGTAATGTCTGGGTTCAGTGTCAAGAATATACACGCTATAGCAACAGGTGGAGCGATCACATCACGGTGAGTGTATCTCGATAGTGACGTCTCAGAGCAATGTTTTTTGGACTAATATTTTTGTGACAGGAAGGATATTCTCTAACACATACattattaaataaatacaatattttAAGTACAATGAGCATACATATTTTAGCAGAATTACAAATAGCAGGTTTAAAGCAAGGCCGGCTGCCTTGGACAAACAGCATGCACACCATCGAACGCTCTGACATGGCACATAGCTATGACCCGAGGtaaattgtctttttttttttattatttagcagtccagagcgacttacaggagcaattagggttaagtgccttgcttaagggcacatcgacagatttttcacatagtcggctcggggataagaaccagcgacctttcggttactggcacaattaTTTTTTGGAGTGCAAAAGTCTACACATACATGGGGCCCTCCAGGAACAGAAGTGATGAACTGGTCTATGAAGTCAAAATCAAAATAATGCAACATCATACATGGATGAGAGTGGAGGTGCAAACTAAAGCACTCATCTCACCACTCTTGGGTTTATAGTTACAGCATATTAGCATGGCTTGTAGATTTCCTCTCCTTTGCATTGTGCATGTGTTGCTCTCCTTTCTCACTGTCCATgttctctgtatctgtctgtgtcaGTTGATGCGGCGAAGCTGTAGGCAGGTGACCCTCTTGGTCGCCACGTCGCGTTACAGAAGCTCTATCCCTGTGGCTCTGCCTTCACTACAAGCcaggctcctcctcttcctgagccagcatttccatgacatagagaCTCTCCTCAACTGGAGCTCCTGGTTCAAAAACCGAGGTCTACGACAGAAGAATTTGTATGTGTAACAGGAAAACACACAGATTATTCTAGCTACATGCATTTCTATCAGCACGCCACGGTCTAAGATTGTGTATGTAATCATCCGGTCCCAAATCGTTCCCTATCTCTCCTCCCCGGCCCTTACCCTTCAATGTACTGTAAGGCGTTGGTAAGCAAAATGGTGGACGCTCCAACGCTGATTATGCTATCCAGACCCTTTAGATCTGCATGCAATGAAGGGTTAGGGCTAAGGCGAATGATGTGTAGGGAGCGAATTGGAACCGGCTGTCCCAACTCCATAAACATTGCTCTCAGCCCAACCCCTGTCTCTTTCCCCTCACAGTTTCTATGGTTACACCCAGCAGAACTATGGGGACAACGTTGCAGCTGCTTATTACATCCTCAGCCTGAAGGGAGGATTCAGGTAACTGTTACGCCATTTTGGGCTGCCCATAACTGCCTGCTTATGCATGCCCCCTTTTTGACCTGTTGATTAATATTGATGTGCTTTCAGTGTTTTTTTGTCATGCATTTGGatgttgttttttttgtatttgctGATCACTTGTTGTTAGTGATGACTAGTCTGTTGACCCTCCAGGTTTGCAGGGCAGTCAGAGTGGTTCCGATCAGACAGAAGAGGGAAGTTCAACTGGGACTTCATGAACCACCGGGACACCTCCATAGAGGAAGTGGATGTCAGCAACACACTCATTAACTACACAGGCCTGGAAAACCTGGGTACATACCACTTTATTCATGTCTGGGGGGtggggatttgtatttatttcacaATGCAGGATCAATAAGCAAGTTACCCTTCCTAAATATTCATGAAAAACTTTTGGTTCATATGAATTTTTATGTATGTACTATTTGCCAGTGGTTTTCAACCTGTTTTGCCGCAGGTTATTATTAATTACTTTTTTTCAACAATAAATAACAGTCGGGAGTGtggccctctgtagctcaattggtagagcatggcgcttgtaacgccagggtagtgggttcgatccctgggaccacccatatgtaaaaatgtatgaacgcatgactgtaagtcgctttggataaaagcttctgctaaatggcatattatattatattatattaatggTATTATACTCAATTTTACAttacttttcacaatgcaaattgtttcaaaaaataataataggccTTTAATCTGTTAATCTGTTACTGGCATAGAGTACATACATAAAAATACATATGAACCAAAATGCTAAATTATCCATGTCTAGTATTCTCTCTGGtgtgcaatctggtttccgctcaggttatggatgtgtcactgcaaccttaaaggtcctaaaagATGTCATTTCATCAtttcatctcttcattcaaagactcaatcatgaacactcttactgacagttgtggctgcttcgtgtgatgtattgttgtctctaccttcttgccctttgtgctgtcgtctgtgcccaataatgtttgtacaatgtcttgtgctgctaccatgttgtgctgctgccatgttgtgttgctaccatgttgttttcatgttgggttgctaccttgctgtgttgtcgtgtttgctgccatgctatgttgttgtcttaggtctctctttacgtagtcttgtgttgtctctcttgtgatgtgtgtttggtcctatatttatatGAATTGTTTTTATCCCAGCCcacgtccccgcaggaggccttttgccttttggtaggccgtcattgtatataagaatttgttcttaactgacttgcctagttaaataaaggttaaataaaataaaaatacaataaattaCTCTAAATTTGGCCGCCGGGATTTTATGTCAAAAAGTTCTGCGACTGTGGATGGTGGTCTTCGAGCTTTCGGCAGTGATTTGGTGGTCCCCGGAACGGAAAAGGTGGTGAACCACTGCTCTATGCTGTAAAATGTaactcctttttctctctctctcagtggaacAGCGTGGGCTGCGTACTCTCTCTGTGAGTGGCTGCGCTGAGGTGGATGACTGGTTCCTGTCCCGCCTCCATATCTTCCAGGACACCCTGGAGGAGCTGGACATTTCCAACTGTCCCCAAATCTCTGTGGGGGGCCTGGCTGCACTGCAGAAGCTGAGGTACACTCACCCACACTGATGGGAATGACCAAGACAGAGGCTTTTAAGCAATTAGTAT encodes:
- the dmac2 gene encoding distal membrane-arm assembly complex protein 2 translates to MAAPLMLMRRSCRQVTLLVATSRYRSSIPVALPSLQARLLLFLSQHFHDIETLLNWSSWFKNRGLRQKNFFYGYTQQNYGDNVAAAYYILSLKGGFRFAGQSEWFRSDRRGKFNWDFMNHRDTSIEEVDVSNTLINYTGLENLVEQRGLRTLSVSGCAEVDDWFLSRLHIFQDTLEELDISNCPQISVGGLAALQKLRGLRRLDVSSLPRLQNPGLVAILLEEMLPHCRVTAVGYDHSLTYSPTQTDAQTRIDAQTQIKAQAEAGPQRLTREVERHNQSRAW